The nucleotide sequence TGGTCGTGGTCGGTGGCGCAGTGGTCGTGGTCGGAGGCGCAGTGGTCTTGGCTTTTGTAGTTGAAgcttttgttgttgcagctgcagtGGCGGCTTTTGTAGTTGCAgcttttgttgttgcagctgcggTGGCGGCTTTTGTAGTTGCAgcttttgttgttgcagctgtggtGGCGGCTTTAGTTGTCGCAGCTGCGGTGGCGgcttttgttgttgcagctgcggTGGCGGCTTTAGTTGTGGCAGCTGTGGTGGCGGCTTTTGTTGTCGCGGTGGCGGCTTTAGTTGTCGCAGCTGCGGTGGCTGCTTTTGTAGTCGCAGCTGCTGTGGCGGCTTTAGTTGTCGCAGCTGCGGTGGCGGCTTTTGTAGTTGCAGCTGCGGTTGCGgcttttgttgttgcagctgcggCGGCTTTGGTTGTCGCAGCTGCGGTGGCGGCTTTTGTTGTCGCAGCTGCGGTGGCGGCTTTTGTTGTCGCAGCTGCGGTGGCGGCTTTTGTTGTCGCAGCTGCGGTGGCAGCTTTTGTTGTCGCAGCTGCGGTGGCTGCTTTTGTAGTTGCAGCTGCGGTGGCGGCTTTTGTTGTCGCAGCTGCGGTGGCGGCTTTTGTTGTCGCAGCTGCGGTGGCGGCTTTTGTAGTCGCAGCTGCGGTGGCGGCTTTTGTTGTCGCAGCTGCGGTGGCGGCTTTTGTAGTCGCAGCTGCGGTGGCGGCTTTTGTTGTCGCAGCTGTGGTGGCGGCTTTTGTTGTCGCAGCTGAAGTGGCGGCTTTTGTTGTCGCAGCTGCGGTGGCGGCTTTGGTTGTCGCAGCTGCGGTGGCGGCTTTGGTTGTCGCAGCTGCGGTGGCGGCTTTGGTTGTCGCAGCTGCGGTGGCGGCTTTGGTTGTCGCAGCTGCGGTGGCGGCTTTTGTTGTCGCAGCTGTGGTGGCGGCTTTCGTTGTTGCAGCTGTGGTGGTGgcttttgttgttgcagctgcggTGGCGGCTTTTGTTGTCGCAGCTGCTGTGGTGGCTTTTGTTGTCGCAGCTGCTGTGGTGGCTTTTGTTGTCGCAGCTGCAGTGGCCGCTGTTGTGGTTGCAGCTGCGGTGGCTGTTGTGGTAGTCACAGGCACaagagtggttgttgtggtAGTTGTTACAGGCGCAACAGTggtggtggttgttgttgttggtgcagtGGTTGGCCCCGAATAGTCTACTCCAGTGTATGGTCCATCAGGAATATTCTCAAATCCCCACAACTCATCAATATCTTCATCTGTGAAGATGCCAGTATCATCAATAGTTGCCTGATTTGTACCTGTGTCTGTATCAGTTATTGGGCTGGTTGTTGCAGCCGTTATGGTCTGAGTTGTATCTGGATTAAATGGTTCAACAGGAATCTCGTCAAAGCCCCACAGCTCCAATATATCTGGTTCCTGCAGAGATCTCCTCACATGATGCCGCCCCACTTTTTTTGGAAGTACATGAGTACAAGCTGCCAGCATGGTGCACAATGTCCCAGTGGAGTCTAGATAGACTAGTTCAAATGCAGAATCCTAAGAACAAATTATGTGTtagtttttcattaaatattcaACAGTGTTTTAACATGGTTTGCATCCCACATACCTTGTTTGGTAACTTTGATATCTCCACAAATAACGCACTAGTAGTTCTCTGCTGTTTCACAGAGTGTCCTTCATTGTTGAAAAAATCTGCCAAGAGATAATTCAAATCTTAATCTTTGTGTAATTTACaggatttaaacatttaaaaccatCGCATCATTACAGAAATTCTTCAGTTTCAACTTTACAAATATGGACATAGCATCTTCGGCTTAGTCTGCTGGACTTAGCAAGGCTTTGCTAGCATAGTGGTATAGCTTGTGCATCCAATATAGTGACCACCAACTACAATTGGCAAATTGGAGAGTTTGACCTTGACTCATTAGCCTAGATGTTACTCAAATTCATAAGACAATATTGTACAAGGGCTGTGTTCAGGAGTATATTAATCCACCTTTGAATTCATTTTGGTGAAACAAGACAGGAAGCTTGTACACATTCTCAGCTACTTAGTCCTTACCAAGATCTCTCAACttctttagtttagtttcttgAGGCAGCTTCACAGTGACAAGCTTTGTTCCACACGTCACCAGTGGGGACACTACTTGTGGTGACATTTCAGGATTCTTACAAACAGCCATGCCCGTCATGTTCTCCTGCCGCAGACGGTCAAAGTAATGCACCTTTAGCAGGCGGGCACCACCTGCA is from Notolabrus celidotus isolate fNotCel1 chromosome 10, fNotCel1.pri, whole genome shotgun sequence and encodes:
- the LOC117819863 gene encoding integumentary mucin C.1-like isoform X2: MASALMAWVWIGLTLAQLNNAGGHRYAHGRVSDHLEDSTGRSFPAPVWNFLGGGEKSSEKLDFNQPQYRCNNGTLALRFSLIRYSNLRLEDGARLLSLPGTCNSTVQVHRWWLLVKLSYTGCDTAMQTVDAGGARLLKVHYFDRLRQENMTGMAVCKNPEMSPQVVSPLVTCGTKLVTVKLPQETKLKKLRDLDFFNNEGHSVKQQRTTSALFVEISKLPNKDSAFELVYLDSTGTLCTMLAACTHVLPKKVGRHHVRRSLQEPDILELWGFDEIPVEPFNPDTTQTITAATTSPITDTDTGTNQATIDDTGIFTDEDIDELWGFENIPDGPYTGVDYSGPTTAPTTTTTTTVAPVTTTTTTTLVPVTTTTATAAATTTAATAAATTKATTAAATTKATTAAATTKAATAAATTKATTTAATTKAATTAATTKAATAAATTKAATAAATTKAATAAATTKAATAAATTKAATAAATTKAATSAATTKAATTAATTKAATAAATTKAATAAATTKAATAAATTKAATAAATTKAATAAATTKAATAAATTKAATAAATTKAATAAATTKAATAAATTKAATAAATTKAATAAATTKAAAAATTKAATAAATTKAATAAATTKAATAAATTKAATAAATTKAATATTKAATTAATTKAATAAATTKAATAAATTKAATTAATTKAATTKAATAAATTKAATTKAATAAATTKASTTKAKTTAPPTTTTAPPTTTTAAPATTTSAQPSSTTTAPATTTSAQPSSTTTAPATTTSAQPSSTTGSGSSTTSGASSTTTAALSTTT
- the LOC117819863 gene encoding integumentary mucin C.1-like isoform X1, producing the protein MASALMAWVWIGLTLAQLNNAGGHRYAHGRVSDQDEFVDRTEQQPEAALEDSTGRSFPAPVWNFLGGGEKSSEKLDFNQPQYRCNNGTLALRFSLIRYSNLRLEDGARLLSLPGTCNSTVQVHRWWLLVKLSYTGCDTAMQTVDAGGARLLKVHYFDRLRQENMTGMAVCKNPEMSPQVVSPLVTCGTKLVTVKLPQETKLKKLRDLDFFNNEGHSVKQQRTTSALFVEISKLPNKDSAFELVYLDSTGTLCTMLAACTHVLPKKVGRHHVRRSLQEPDILELWGFDEIPVEPFNPDTTQTITAATTSPITDTDTGTNQATIDDTGIFTDEDIDELWGFENIPDGPYTGVDYSGPTTAPTTTTTTTVAPVTTTTTTTLVPVTTTTATAAATTTAATAAATTKATTAAATTKATTAAATTKAATAAATTKATTTAATTKAATTAATTKAATAAATTKAATAAATTKAATAAATTKAATAAATTKAATAAATTKAATSAATTKAATTAATTKAATAAATTKAATAAATTKAATAAATTKAATAAATTKAATAAATTKAATAAATTKAATAAATTKAATAAATTKAATAAATTKAATAAATTKAATAAATTKAAAAATTKAATAAATTKAATAAATTKAATAAATTKAATAAATTKAATATTKAATTAATTKAATAAATTKAATAAATTKAATTAATTKAATTKAATAAATTKAATTKAATAAATTKASTTKAKTTAPPTTTTAPPTTTTAAPATTTSAQPSSTTTAPATTTSAQPSSTTTAPATTTSAQPSSTTGSGSSTTSGASSTTTAALSTTT
- the LOC117819863 gene encoding mucin-5AC-like isoform X3 — its product is MASALMAWVWIGLTLAQLNNAGGHRYAHGRVSDQDEFVDRTEQQPEAALEDSTGRSFPAPVWNFLGGGEKSSEKLDFNQPQYRCNNGTLALRFSLIRYSNLRLEDGARLLSLPGTCNSTVQVHRWWLLVKLSYTGCDTAMQTVDAGGARLLKVHYFDRLRQENMTGMAVCKNPEMSPQVVSPLVTCGTKLVTVKLPQETKLKKLRDLDFFNNEGHSVKQQRTTSALFVEISKLPNKDSAFELVYLDSTGTLCTMLAACTHVLPKKVGRHHVRRSLQEPDILELWGFDEIPVEPFNPDTTQTITAATTSPITDTDTGTNQATIDDTGIFTDEDIDELWGFENIPDGPYTGVDYSGPTTAPTTTTTTTVAPVTTTTTTTLVPVTTTTATAAATTTAATAAATTKATTAAATTKATTAAATTKAATAAATTKATTTAATTKAATTAATTKAATAAATTKAATAAATTKAATAAATTKAATAAATTKAATAAATTKAATSAATTKAATTAATTKAATAAATTKAATAAATTKAATAAATTKAATAAATTKAATAAATTKAATAAATTKAATAAATTKAATAAATTKAATAAATTKAATAAATTKAATAAATTKAAAAATTKAATAAATTKAATAAATTKAATAAATTKAATAAATTKAATATTKAATTAATTKAATAAATTKAATAAATTKAATTAATTKAATTKAATAAATTKAATTKAATAAATTKASTTKAKTTAPPTTTTAPPTTTTAAPATTTTAPATTTSAQPSSTTGSGSSTTSGASSTTTAALSTTT